A stretch of the bacterium genome encodes the following:
- a CDS encoding cytochrome c codes for MQFRSTKVSQLVILNLMLLTTALFIGGIISDADGAQNASKQVSQQIAAGKKIFDEVNCLLCHVLNGQGGDGKGKPLNNSRNLGGVAVHRDQASLRAWLKAHLFEEPRIDMFEEDPTDADIEALVQYLSTLKDPTAPDAHSLPSPPGKSAGK; via the coding sequence ATGCAATTTCGGTCCACCAAAGTTTCCCAACTGGTTATTCTCAATCTCATGCTTTTGACAACTGCGCTGTTTATCGGAGGGATCATTTCGGATGCCGACGGGGCACAGAATGCCAGCAAACAGGTATCCCAGCAGATAGCAGCGGGGAAAAAAATCTTCGATGAGGTAAATTGCCTGCTGTGCCACGTGCTCAACGGACAAGGCGGAGACGGAAAAGGCAAACCGCTGAATAATTCGAGGAATCTGGGTGGAGTAGCCGTTCACCGGGATCAGGCAAGCCTGCGGGCGTGGTTGAAAGCTCATCTCTTTGAGGAACCACGGATCGATATGTTCGAGGAAGATCCCACCGATGCGGATATTGAAGCTCTGGTTCAATATCTCTCCACCCTGAAAGATCCGACTGCCCCTGACGCCCACTCTCTACCATCGCCGCCAGGAAAATCGGCAGGTAAATAA
- a CDS encoding ABC transporter ATP-binding protein, translating into MHDQQFPTDEIAGKIYDWQLIRRLLHYIVPYRLLLATTLIFLLAGAGLELVGPYLVKIAIDTYIKAGDFTGLSRICVIFLLALVLRSLLSFLESYATQLLGQRVIRDLRMELFNHVQSLSLSFFDRYPVGRIMTRIGSDVEVINEMLSDGILMVLGNVLTLLGILLVMLWMNVRLTLVIFSILPLVVAASLKFRTGVRQAFRDTREKIARINSFLQENITGMKEVQLFGREKQNFGHFDRINREHQDAYLRAVFYYALFFPFIEILASVSTALIIWYGGVRAFEGTLTIGLLVAFIEYMGRFFRPVRELSEKYNVLQATMSSAERIFGLLDTRQQVRVSVSPRPFPGLQKEIIFDRVWFAYEGENYILKDISFCLPRGKTLAIVGATGAGKTSIVNLLGRYYDFQQGRILIDGVDIREYDLKELRSAIAMVQQDAFLFSTTILHNITLGNPAVSLKRVQQVAEYINASTFIEQLPEGYQQVLTERGNTLSAGQKQLLAFARALAGGPDILVLDEATASIDSETESLIQDALRKLVRNRTSIIIAHRLSTITDADQILVLHKGRVAEEGTHSTLLLKGGIYKKLYETLVWKP; encoded by the coding sequence ATGCACGATCAACAGTTCCCGACTGACGAAATAGCGGGGAAAATCTACGACTGGCAGTTGATCCGACGGCTTTTGCACTACATTGTCCCCTACCGGCTCCTTCTGGCCACAACCCTGATTTTTCTCCTTGCGGGCGCAGGTCTTGAGCTTGTCGGCCCCTATCTGGTTAAAATCGCCATCGATACTTATATCAAAGCAGGGGATTTTACCGGACTTTCCCGGATCTGCGTCATTTTCCTGCTGGCTCTTGTGCTCAGGTCATTATTGAGCTTTCTGGAGAGCTATGCCACGCAACTGCTCGGACAGCGGGTCATCCGTGACCTTCGGATGGAACTGTTCAACCATGTCCAGTCTCTTTCCCTCTCCTTCTTCGACCGGTATCCGGTAGGGAGGATCATGACCCGGATCGGCAGCGATGTCGAGGTCATCAACGAGATGCTGTCGGATGGGATCCTGATGGTGCTGGGGAACGTTCTGACCCTGCTCGGTATTCTCCTGGTCATGCTCTGGATGAATGTGCGCCTGACCCTGGTGATCTTCTCTATTCTCCCCCTGGTAGTTGCAGCCAGCCTGAAATTCAGGACCGGCGTGCGGCAGGCATTCCGGGATACCCGGGAAAAAATCGCCCGGATCAATTCCTTTCTGCAGGAAAATATTACCGGGATGAAAGAAGTGCAGCTCTTCGGACGGGAGAAGCAAAACTTCGGCCACTTTGACCGGATCAACCGCGAACACCAGGATGCCTATCTGAGGGCCGTTTTCTACTATGCCCTCTTTTTCCCCTTTATCGAGATTCTGGCCTCGGTCTCAACCGCCCTGATTATCTGGTACGGGGGGGTCAGGGCTTTTGAGGGCACCCTGACTATCGGCCTTCTGGTAGCCTTTATCGAGTATATGGGGCGGTTCTTTCGCCCGGTCAGGGAATTGAGTGAGAAATATAACGTGCTGCAGGCCACCATGTCCTCGGCGGAGCGGATTTTCGGCCTGCTGGACACCCGGCAGCAGGTTAGGGTGTCAGTCAGCCCGCGGCCATTTCCCGGCTTGCAGAAAGAGATTATCTTCGATCGGGTCTGGTTTGCCTATGAAGGGGAAAATTATATCCTGAAGGATATCTCTTTTTGTCTGCCGCGGGGGAAGACCCTGGCCATTGTCGGGGCAACAGGAGCGGGCAAGACCTCTATCGTCAATCTCCTGGGCCGCTACTATGATTTTCAGCAGGGCCGGATCCTGATCGATGGCGTGGATATCCGGGAGTATGATCTCAAGGAGCTTCGATCGGCCATAGCAATGGTTCAGCAGGATGCATTTTTGTTTTCAACCACCATTCTCCATAACATAACCCTGGGAAACCCGGCTGTCAGCCTGAAGAGAGTCCAGCAAGTTGCCGAATATATAAATGCCAGCACCTTTATCGAACAGCTCCCGGAAGGCTATCAGCAGGTACTGACCGAACGGGGAAATACCCTGTCTGCCGGGCAGAAACAGCTCCTGGCCTTTGCCAGGGCACTGGCGGGCGGTCCGGATATCCTGGTTCTGGATGAGGCCACGGCCAGCATCGATTCCGAGACCGAGAGCCTGATCCAGGATGCTCTTCGAAAACTGGTGCGAAACCGTACCTCTATTATCATTGCCCATCGATTGTCCACCATCACCGATGCGGACCAGATTCTTGTCCTGCATAAGGGAAGGGTGGCTGAGGAAGGGACGCACAGCACACTGCTGCTCAAGGGAGGAATCTACAAAAAGCTGTACGAGACCCTGGTGTGGAAGCCTTGA
- a CDS encoding ABC transporter ATP-binding protein, which yields MKFESLAELASLKKYFLRFKVAYVFGFISLLLTSIFTLLIPWVLRKAIDGIRAGIEPSLVLRYAGLIVLFALIQGFFRFWMRNTLIGISRKVEYLLRNDFFAHLQTLSLSFFQQKRTGDLMSLATNDLNAVRNLLGPGIMYLVHTLILFPLDIGFMIATNWQLTLSIVILFPLVSLAVMQISRHLHIRFKAVQEQFSLINTQIQENFSGIRIIQAYAREEWTGREFQRANDVYLHRNMQLAKVGGLFHPLMAFLTGFFLLLILWIGGAQVIHGKMSIGGLAAFIGYLGLLLWPAVALGWVINLFQRGAVSMGRINEVLRIEPEIRDVPQTIGSLDGPFRGEIEFDHVDFAYTPDGPPVLSDITLRIRPGESIGLVGRTGAGKSSLVNLIPRLYDVSGGEIRIDGHAIKQIPLQQLREGIGYVPQETFIFSDSIRQNIGFSLAEENPDLVREAAFFAHLLDDIEGFPDQFETVVGERGITLSGGQKQRMAISRALIRKPSILIFDDVFSSVDLQTEHQILQKIRPVIKGRTCLIIAHRLSAVRDCHRIYVLEQGRIVESGTHEELINLNGLYAQTYQKQLLRQELEEED from the coding sequence ATGAAGTTTGAATCACTTGCTGAGCTGGCCAGTCTGAAGAAATATTTTCTCCGGTTCAAGGTGGCCTATGTTTTTGGCTTTATTTCTCTTCTTCTGACCAGTATCTTCACCCTGCTCATCCCCTGGGTATTGAGGAAGGCGATTGACGGTATCAGGGCCGGGATCGAACCGTCCCTGGTGCTGCGCTATGCCGGATTGATCGTTCTCTTTGCTCTCATCCAGGGTTTTTTCAGGTTCTGGATGCGCAATACCCTGATCGGCATTTCCCGGAAGGTGGAGTATCTTTTGCGGAATGACTTTTTCGCACACCTTCAGACCCTCTCCCTCTCCTTTTTTCAGCAAAAACGGACCGGGGACCTGATGTCGCTGGCGACCAATGACCTGAACGCCGTCCGTAACCTGCTCGGCCCCGGGATCATGTACCTGGTCCATACCCTGATTCTGTTCCCCCTGGACATTGGCTTCATGATCGCCACCAACTGGCAGTTGACCCTGTCGATCGTCATCCTCTTTCCCCTGGTCTCTCTGGCAGTCATGCAAATTTCCCGGCACCTTCATATCCGGTTCAAGGCGGTGCAGGAACAATTTTCCCTGATCAACACCCAGATCCAGGAAAATTTTTCAGGCATCCGGATCATTCAGGCTTATGCCAGAGAAGAGTGGACAGGCCGGGAGTTTCAGCGGGCCAATGACGTCTATCTGCACAGGAATATGCAACTGGCCAAGGTCGGCGGGCTCTTTCACCCCCTGATGGCTTTTCTGACCGGGTTTTTTCTGCTGCTGATCCTCTGGATCGGAGGGGCTCAGGTTATCCACGGAAAGATGAGCATTGGCGGCCTGGCTGCCTTTATCGGCTACCTGGGGTTGCTGCTCTGGCCGGCAGTGGCTCTTGGGTGGGTGATCAATCTCTTTCAGCGGGGAGCGGTGTCTATGGGCCGCATCAACGAGGTGCTGCGGATCGAGCCTGAAATCCGCGATGTTCCGCAGACCATCGGCAGTCTCGATGGCCCCTTTCGGGGGGAAATTGAATTTGACCATGTCGATTTTGCCTATACTCCCGACGGCCCCCCGGTCCTTTCGGATATAACCTTGCGGATCAGGCCGGGTGAATCGATCGGCCTGGTCGGCAGGACCGGGGCAGGCAAAAGCAGCCTGGTCAATCTCATTCCCCGGCTGTATGATGTCTCAGGGGGTGAGATCAGGATCGACGGCCATGCGATCAAACAGATTCCCTTACAACAGCTTCGGGAAGGTATTGGCTATGTTCCCCAGGAGACCTTTATCTTTTCCGACTCGATCAGGCAGAATATCGGCTTCAGCCTGGCTGAGGAAAATCCCGATCTGGTCAGGGAAGCGGCCTTTTTCGCTCACCTGCTGGACGATATCGAAGGCTTTCCCGACCAATTCGAAACCGTGGTCGGCGAACGGGGTATCACTCTGTCCGGGGGGCAGAAGCAGCGGATGGCCATATCCCGGGCCCTCATCCGCAAACCCTCGATTTTAATCTTCGACGATGTTTTCTCCAGTGTGGACCTGCAAACTGAACATCAGATTTTGCAGAAGATCCGCCCGGTGATCAAAGGGCGGACCTGCCTGATCATTGCTCACCGGCTGTCCGCGGTGCGCGACTGCCACAGGATCTATGTTCTTGAGCAGGGAAGGATCGTGGAATCGGGCACCCATGAGGAACTGATTAACCTGAACGGTCTCTATGCCCAAACCTATCAGAAGCAGTTACTGAGGCAGGAGCTTGAGGAGGAAGATTAA
- the bshA gene encoding N-acetyl-alpha-D-glucosaminyl L-malate synthase BshA produces the protein MNIGIVCYPTYGGSGVIATELGQFLADRGHTVHFISYHLPVRLQAGLSRGITFHPVEVVSYPLFRFPPYTLALAAKIIEVIQQYGLEIIHAHYTVPHTMAAYLALKALDDYPARIITTLHGTDVNLVGMDPSYRSITRFGLEISHGVTAVSHYLAETTRQEFAFSRPIRVIHNFVNTRTFIKTQSLAGRKKYAPCGEKIITHISNFRTIKRIPDVLEAFQLIQRRIPAVLLMVGDGPETPTSVKLALEMGLSAKVHFLKFVGSVQKILNITDVFLLPSEIESFGLAALEAMSCQVPVVAYRVGGLPEVIEDGQSGFLVDKGDVESMARFALSILEDEKLGRQLGERGRYLAVSRFSEQDKVAEYEQYYQQIMQE, from the coding sequence GTGAATATCGGCATTGTCTGCTATCCGACCTATGGGGGGAGCGGGGTTATAGCCACGGAGCTGGGTCAATTCCTGGCCGACCGGGGGCATACGGTACATTTCATCAGCTATCATCTTCCGGTGCGCCTGCAGGCAGGGCTCAGCCGGGGAATCACCTTTCATCCGGTGGAGGTCGTTTCCTATCCGCTGTTCAGGTTTCCTCCCTATACGCTGGCTCTGGCCGCAAAAATCATCGAGGTGATTCAACAATATGGTCTGGAAATCATCCACGCCCATTATACGGTGCCGCATACTATGGCCGCCTATCTGGCACTTAAAGCCCTGGACGACTATCCGGCCAGGATCATCACCACCCTGCACGGCACGGATGTCAACCTGGTCGGCATGGATCCTTCCTACCGGAGCATCACCCGGTTCGGGCTGGAAATCAGTCACGGGGTAACGGCCGTGTCCCATTATCTTGCTGAAACTACCCGGCAGGAGTTTGCATTTTCCCGGCCCATCAGGGTGATCCACAATTTTGTCAATACCCGCACCTTTATAAAAACACAAAGTCTGGCAGGGAGAAAAAAATATGCTCCCTGCGGCGAGAAAATCATCACTCACATCTCAAACTTTCGGACAATCAAGCGGATTCCGGACGTTTTGGAGGCTTTTCAGCTCATTCAGCGTCGAATTCCTGCCGTGCTGCTGATGGTGGGAGACGGACCGGAAACGCCGACCTCGGTTAAACTTGCCCTCGAAATGGGGCTTTCGGCAAAGGTGCATTTCCTGAAATTTGTCGGTTCTGTTCAGAAAATCCTGAATATCACCGATGTATTTTTACTTCCCTCGGAAATCGAGTCGTTCGGTCTGGCCGCACTCGAGGCCATGAGCTGCCAGGTGCCGGTAGTGGCTTACCGTGTTGGGGGCTTGCCTGAAGTGATCGAAGACGGACAAAGCGGCTTTCTGGTCGATAAGGGAGATGTCGAGTCTATGGCCCGGTTTGCCCTGTCGATCCTGGAAGATGAAAAGCTCGGCCGCCAGCTCGGAGAGCGGGGGCGGTATCTGGCCGTAAGCCGGTTTTCAGAACAGGATAAAGTGGCTGAATATGAACAGTACTACCAGCAGATTATGCAGGAGTGA
- a CDS encoding FxsA family protein, translating to MFFWLLILFITVPMIDLALLIKVGTMIGALNTILLTIMTGIVGAALARHQGLGVISRIRRELAGGHLPSDELLNGICILIGGFLLLTPGLLTDALGFALLIPPTRNLIKRYLRSRFQRKIESTFFIHR from the coding sequence ATGTTTTTCTGGCTGTTGATTCTCTTCATCACTGTGCCGATGATTGATCTTGCCCTGCTCATCAAGGTCGGCACCATGATCGGGGCGCTCAATACTATCCTGCTGACTATCATGACAGGTATTGTGGGGGCGGCTCTTGCCAGGCACCAGGGGCTTGGAGTGATCAGCCGAATCCGGAGGGAGCTGGCCGGCGGGCATCTTCCTTCCGATGAGCTTTTAAATGGAATATGCATTCTGATTGGAGGATTCCTGCTGCTTACGCCGGGGCTTTTGACCGATGCCCTTGGTTTTGCTCTTCTGATCCCGCCAACTCGGAATCTCATAAAAAGGTATCTGCGCTCCAGATTTCAGCGAAAAATTGAAAGTACTTTTTTCATTCACCGATAA
- a CDS encoding mechanosensitive ion channel domain-containing protein, translating into MEEPVRKLIEGIVFFIPRALTSLLIFLLFLLASTIAARIIGRICRKSNFRKDILILIQRITKIALLGFGAVTALGTAGIDISALVAGLGLTGFALGFAFRDILSNLLAGVLIIIFAPFHQHDHISVAGLEGTVIEIDLRYTTLEAENRKILIPNSTLFTNAIIVMGSQ; encoded by the coding sequence ATGGAAGAGCCAGTCAGGAAGCTGATCGAGGGGATCGTGTTCTTTATACCCAGAGCTTTGACGAGCCTGCTTATTTTCCTCCTGTTTTTGCTTGCCAGCACTATAGCTGCCAGAATCATTGGCCGGATTTGCCGGAAAAGTAATTTCAGGAAGGACATTCTCATCCTGATACAGAGAATAACCAAAATCGCCTTGCTGGGTTTCGGAGCAGTCACCGCCCTTGGAACGGCAGGTATCGATATCTCTGCTTTAGTTGCCGGTCTGGGGCTTACGGGTTTTGCCCTCGGATTTGCCTTCAGGGATATTCTGTCCAATCTCCTGGCAGGAGTGTTGATTATCATTTTTGCCCCTTTTCATCAACATGACCACATTTCGGTGGCCGGCCTCGAGGGGACAGTGATTGAAATTGACCTTCGATACACGACCCTGGAGGCCGAAAATCGCAAGATTCTCATACCGAACTCCACGCTTTTCACCAATGCGATCATCGTCATGGGGAGTCAATAG